The Lathyrus oleraceus cultivar Zhongwan6 chromosome 5, CAAS_Psat_ZW6_1.0, whole genome shotgun sequence genome includes the window TTGCCTCAACCGAATGAGGAGTGGTTTTATACAGCTTTGTCCCTATCTGGGATGAAGGACCTGTGCATGACCGATTATATAACGTCCAACCACTGGATGCTTAATGAATTTGTGGAGAGATGGCACACTGAAACCTCGTTATTTCATCTCCCACTTGGTGAGATGTATATCACACTCGACGATGTATCGTGTTTGATACATATTATGATAAGGGGGAACCTTATAGATCACGGGAGGATTAAAAAAGACGAGGCACTCGAACTGATGGTAAACTATATGGGAGTTGACCCAGCGGATGCGATAACGCAGATGAATAATGTTAGACGAGGGCAACAATATAGAGAGGGGGAGGGGGTTGAATAGATCGCATAtaaaattttgattaaaaaattatttttaaaattattttctatgaCAGGCGAAAGTGATTCCAGATCGACACTCATCTATCCCGAACCGTTATTAGAAGAATCATGTATGCATATTAAACTGTAACAAATGAAATAAACGTATAATAATGATGAGAAAACAAATCAATTTGTTTTACAAAATAATTTTTGAACAATTGTCCATCTTGATAATCCATTTCTAATGAAATAAGAAACAAAAATTTA containing:
- the LOC127079620 gene encoding protein MAIN-LIKE 1-like translates to MHDATKPDPPPDGEAVEAAKPESFGEYPREFSLLLLYPNHTARNIWDEEDCDSLKIINHGQKITSLPQPNEEWFYTALSLSGMKDLCMTDYITSNHWMLNEFVERWHTETSLFHLPLGEMYITLDDVSCLIHIMIRGNLIDHGRIKKDEALELMVNYMGVDPADAITQMNNVRRGQQYREGEGVE